In one window of Erythrolamprus reginae isolate rEryReg1 chromosome 1, rEryReg1.hap1, whole genome shotgun sequence DNA:
- the C1H14orf132 gene encoding uncharacterized protein C14orf132 homolog: MDLSFMAAQIPVMGGVFMDSPNEEFSTEYSLFNSSANVYNAASVPNQPEETSRSSNDAILLWIAIIATIGNIVVVGVVYAFTF, encoded by the exons ATGGACCTCTCCTTCATGGCCGCGCAG ATTCCAGTTATGGGAGGAGTGTTTATGGACTCGCCCAATGAAGAATTTAGCACGGAATATTCTTTGTTTAATTCATCTGCCAATGTCTACAATGCTGCCTCAGTGCCAAACCAGCCAGAAGAGACATCTCGTTCTTCAAATGATGCAATTTTGTTATGGATTGCAATTATAGCCACGATTGGGAACATTGTAGTTGTTGGAGTTGTGTATGCATTTACATTTTGA